In the genome of Mixta calida, the window CTCAAAGTTTTCAATGCGATCGCGCTTCGGATTATCGATAACCGAGCGGCGGCGGGTCTCCTCCTGCCAGTAAATCGACAGGTTATCCAGGCGGGTAATCAGCACGGCATTCGCCGGGAAGAACGGCGCGCGCACGGCCTGCAGTCCTCCCATGCGTTTCTGGCTGATAATCAGGTCGGCGGCCAGCTTCTCCGTGTTGGCCTGGTCGCTGTTAACCAGCGGGAAATATTTATCGGACAACAGCTCACGCCCGCAGACCACAACCAGCTCGTCGTCGTCCTGAAAAATCGGGTCAATCAGCTCGTTCACCGCATCCATCACCAGCGCGTCCAGGTTGGCATAGGTGCCGCCTTTGCCCACCTTCACCGGGTCCGCCGTGGTTACGCCGTCTTTGGTTACGCTGCCCATCACGTTGTCCGGCGCATCCTCGCGGATTTTCTGCAGCCAGCCCTTGTTAACGTCCTGCAGCAGCGGGTTTTCAGCACGGTTGGACGTTTTGGCGCGCTTCACGCCGTTAAAGCCGATCATGATGCGGTCCAGCGCCTGACGCTTCACGATGGCGTCACGGATGCGCACCTGGAAGTCCTGAAACTTGGCCCACAGGTCCAGCTTCGCGTAGGTCAGCGCCGTGTCAAAGTTGGTCTGCTCGCATTTGTATTCCACGTCCGCCATCAGCGTCGGGTCGGTTGGCTCGCGCTCTTTGCTGGTCGTGTCCGTGGTGCCTGCAATGGTGCTGCCGACGCCGAGGCCCAGCAGCTGGCCGGACTGTTCTGCCACGCCCATCACGTTAATCAGGGTCAGAAACGCGGTGGACTGCTGGATCTGGTCTTCCAGCGTCTGCGCCACGGACGGCTCCACGCTGAACTTGCTGGACAGGTCGGTCACCTCCACGCCGTTCAGGCGGGCCAGCTGCGTCAGGTAGGCGTTAAAGGCAAAGCGGGTATTCTTTTTCATTGGGTCTGTTGCTCCATCAGCAATTGGTCAGGGTGCCTGCCGGTGCGTCGCCGCCCGGTGCGCGCTGGCGATAGTCGTTGCGGCTGTCCTGGCGGGTCAGCTGTTCCTGCAACGCATCAAACGCGGCTTTGTATTCATTCAGTTCGGCTTCCAGCTCGCCGGTGCGCGCTGCCTGCTCCTGCAGGGCGGCATCGGTGCGGGCGCTGAAGTCCTGGTGTTCGGTGGCGATCAGCTCCACCGCCTGATGCACGTCCGAAAAGCGGGCATCGTCGGACTGCTGCTTTTTACGGAACAGCGCGGTGACGCTGGCAAACAGGCCCGGCCTGTCGTCCGGCACCTCTTCCAGCTCGATGGCGGTTTCAACGGCGGCAGTAAACAGGTTGTCCGGGTGTTTTTTACGGTTCGCCAGCGGGTTCTGCGCGGCGCTGGCGCTGAAGGCCAGCATTTCGGTGCCGAGGCTCGCCGGGTCGTCGGTCACCGCCAGGCCAATCAGGTAGGCTTTGCCGGTGTCGGCAAACTTCGGCGCGACTTCCATCGAGGTAAACAGCTTTTGCATTTTCCCGGTCATGGCGATCAGGTCTTCAGTCGGGGAAATGGTGGCAAACAGCCCCAGCTTGCCGTCCAGCAGACCGCCCTGAATTTCTTCCGTGTCCAGCGCATCCACCACGCCAAAGCGGCGGAACGGGCTGTCAGGCGTGTAGCCCTTGATATGTTCCATGTTGATCACGGCGGTGTAGACCTTCGGGTCATAGTTCGCCGCCATCTCTTCCAGCCAGTCGCGCTGGATTTCGCGTCCGTCCGTGGTGGCACCTTCCACTCCGATCCGGAAACGCTTTGCTTTCACTGCCATAGGTCAGGCTCCGTTGAGGAAAAACTCGTGAGGCCCTATGTTTGCGGCGGAAGGGGGTCTGAAACAACGCGGGAACATTGTGTGAAAAACCACACAAAGCACGGCGGCAGAAAAGCAGGCGGCGGGGCCGTATTTTGTGCCCATGACTACGATGATGACGCCCGACGACCTCGATCCCCGCAGGCAGGCCATGCTCCTGTACTTTCAGGGATACCGTATCGCCCGCATTGCTGAAATGCTGGGAGAGAAGCCTGCGACCGTTCACAGCTGGAAGAAGCGCGACAAGTGGGGCGACTATGGCCCGCTTGACCAGATGCAGCTCACCACCGCTGCGCGTTACTGCCAGCTCATCATGAAGGAGCAAAAAGAAGGAAAAGACTTCAAGGAAATTGACCTGCTGGCGCGCCAGTCCGAGCGCCACGCCCGCATCGGCAAATTCAGCAACGGCGGGAACGAAGCGGACCTGAATCCGAAGGTGGCGAACCGCAACAGCGGACCGCGTAAACCGCCGGAAAAAAACGTGTTTTCAGACGAACAGATTGAAAAGCTGCAGGAGATTTTTCACGGCTCGATGTTCGGCTATCAGCGCCAGTGGTGGGACGCCGGTAATAAACACCGTATCCGCAACGTGCTGAAGTCGCGCCAGATTGGCGCCACCTTCTACTTTGCCCGCGAAGCGCTGATTGATGCGCTGACCACCGGGCGCAACCAGATTTTCCTGTCGGCCAGTAAGGCGCAGGCGCACGTATTCAAACAGTACATCATTGAGTTTGCCAAAGAAGTGGACGTGGAACTGAAAGGCGACCCGATGACACTGAGCAACGGCGCGTGCCTGTACTTTCTGGGCACCAATGCCCGCACCGCGCAGAGCTACCACGGCAACCTGTATCTGGATGAATATTTCTGGATACCGAAATTTCAGGAACTGCGCAAGGTGGCGTCCGGTATGGCGCTGCACAAAAAATGGCGGCAGACCTACTTTTCCACGCCGTCCAGCCTGACCCACAGCGCCTATCCGTTCTGGTCCGGTGCCCTGTTCAACCGCGGCCGCGCCAAAGCCGATCGCGTGGACATCGACCTGACGCACCCGAACCTGTCGCCGGGCCGCCTCTGTGATGACGGCCAGTTCCGCCAGATTGTCACCGTGGAGGATGCGGTGCGCGGCGGCTGTAACCTGTTTGACCTTGACCAGCTGCGCCTGGAGTACAGCCCGCCGGAATATCAGAACCTGCTGATGTGTGAGTTTGTGGACGACCTGGCGTCCGTGTTCCCG includes:
- a CDS encoding phage major capsid protein, P2 family is translated as MKKNTRFAFNAYLTQLARLNGVEVTDLSSKFSVEPSVAQTLEDQIQQSTAFLTLINVMGVAEQSGQLLGLGVGSTIAGTTDTTSKEREPTDPTLMADVEYKCEQTNFDTALTYAKLDLWAKFQDFQVRIRDAIVKRQALDRIMIGFNGVKRAKTSNRAENPLLQDVNKGWLQKIREDAPDNVMGSVTKDGVTTADPVKVGKGGTYANLDALVMDAVNELIDPIFQDDDELVVVCGRELLSDKYFPLVNSDQANTEKLAADLIISQKRMGGLQAVRAPFFPANAVLITRLDNLSIYWQEETRRRSVIDNPKRDRIENFESVNEAYVVEDYRCAALVENITLGDFSAPADTGA
- a CDS encoding terminase ATPase subunit family protein, which produces MTTMMTPDDLDPRRQAMLLYFQGYRIARIAEMLGEKPATVHSWKKRDKWGDYGPLDQMQLTTAARYCQLIMKEQKEGKDFKEIDLLARQSERHARIGKFSNGGNEADLNPKVANRNSGPRKPPEKNVFSDEQIEKLQEIFHGSMFGYQRQWWDAGNKHRIRNVLKSRQIGATFYFAREALIDALTTGRNQIFLSASKAQAHVFKQYIIEFAKEVDVELKGDPMTLSNGACLYFLGTNARTAQSYHGNLYLDEYFWIPKFQELRKVASGMALHKKWRQTYFSTPSSLTHSAYPFWSGALFNRGRAKADRVDIDLTHPNLSPGRLCDDGQFRQIVTVEDAVRGGCNLFDLDQLRLEYSPPEYQNLLMCEFVDDLASVFPLTLLQACMVDSWEVWTDFEALALRPFGFREVWIGYDPAKGTQNGDSAGCVVIAPPAVPGGKFRILERHQWRGMDFRAQAEAIRKLTQQYNVTYIGIDSTGVGLGVYENVKMFFPAVKEFVYNPNVKNALVLKAYDIISHQRLEFDAGHLDIAQSFMAIRKAVTASGNRPTYEASRSEEASHADLAWATMHALANEPLQGEAAHTRNIMEIY
- a CDS encoding GPO family capsid scaffolding protein; translation: MAVKAKRFRIGVEGATTDGREIQRDWLEEMAANYDPKVYTAVINMEHIKGYTPDSPFRRFGVVDALDTEEIQGGLLDGKLGLFATISPTEDLIAMTGKMQKLFTSMEVAPKFADTGKAYLIGLAVTDDPASLGTEMLAFSASAAQNPLANRKKHPDNLFTAAVETAIELEEVPDDRPGLFASVTALFRKKQQSDDARFSDVHQAVELIATEHQDFSARTDAALQEQAARTGELEAELNEYKAAFDALQEQLTRQDSRNDYRQRAPGGDAPAGTLTNC